A region from the Actinoplanes sp. OR16 genome encodes:
- a CDS encoding LLM class flavin-dependent oxidoreductase, which produces MPKQIILAAHFPGVNNTTVWSDPRAGSQIEFDSFAYLAKTAERGKFDFFFLAEGLRLREQRGLIHDLDVVGRPDTLTVLTALAAVTTHLGLAGTLNATYHEPYELARQLATLDHLSGGRAAWNVVTSPGAFFGENFRRGGFLEYADRYVRAAEFIQAARTLWDSDGGDFSFTSSQFDISGRFGVPRSPQGHPVILQAGDSDGGRELAAQHSDAIFSRHHQLDDARVFYRDVKDRLARFGRSENDLKIIPGVSYVLGDSDADAQEKAHYIRRQQVSPQTAILLLEQLWNTDLSGYDADGPLPSFDPILDEDDTIIKGRAGMYPDRLATAAEWRAKAEAKNLSIRDLIIEVTGRQNFIGTPDRVASALNEYVQTDACDGFILVSHLTPTGLDDFVDQVVPLLQERGVFRTEYSEGATLRQNLGLS; this is translated from the coding sequence GTGCCTAAGCAGATCATCCTCGCCGCCCACTTCCCGGGCGTGAACAACACGACCGTCTGGAGCGATCCCCGCGCGGGCAGCCAGATCGAGTTCGACTCGTTCGCATACCTGGCGAAGACCGCGGAGCGCGGGAAGTTCGACTTCTTCTTCCTGGCCGAGGGGTTGCGGCTGCGCGAGCAGCGCGGTCTCATCCACGACCTGGACGTGGTCGGGCGGCCGGACACGCTGACGGTCCTCACCGCCCTCGCGGCGGTCACCACGCACCTCGGCCTCGCCGGGACGCTGAACGCCACCTACCACGAGCCGTACGAGCTGGCCCGGCAGCTGGCGACGCTCGACCACCTCTCCGGGGGCCGGGCCGCGTGGAACGTGGTCACGTCTCCCGGGGCGTTCTTCGGGGAGAACTTCCGGCGCGGCGGGTTCCTGGAATATGCCGACCGTTATGTCCGGGCCGCCGAATTCATTCAGGCGGCTCGGACGCTGTGGGATTCCGACGGTGGCGATTTCTCCTTCACGTCATCGCAATTCGACATCTCCGGGCGCTTCGGTGTTCCGCGCAGCCCGCAGGGTCACCCGGTCATCCTCCAGGCCGGCGACTCCGATGGCGGTCGTGAGCTCGCGGCCCAGCACTCCGATGCGATCTTCTCGCGGCATCACCAGCTCGACGACGCGCGGGTCTTCTATCGCGACGTGAAGGATCGGCTGGCTCGGTTCGGGCGTTCCGAGAACGACCTGAAGATCATTCCGGGTGTCTCCTACGTTCTGGGCGACAGCGATGCCGACGCGCAGGAGAAAGCGCACTACATCCGCCGTCAGCAGGTGAGTCCCCAGACCGCGATCCTGCTGCTCGAGCAGTTGTGGAATACCGATCTCTCCGGATATGACGCCGACGGGCCGCTGCCGTCCTTCGATCCGATCCTGGACGAGGACGACACGATCATCAAGGGCCGCGCCGGCATGTACCCGGACCGGCTCGCGACCGCGGCGGAGTGGCGGGCGAAGGCCGAGGCGAAGAACCTCTCGATCCGGGACCTGATCATCGAGGTGACCGGCCGGCAGAACTTCATCGGCACCCCGGACCGGGTCGCCTCGGCGTTGAACGAATACGTCCAGACCGACGCCTGCGACGGCTTCATCCTCGTCTCGCACCTCACCCCGACCGGCCTCGACGACTTCGTGGACCAGGTGGTCCCGCTGCTCCAGGAACGCGGCGTCTTCCGGACCGAGTATTCCGAAGGCGCCACGCTGCGGCAGAACCTGGGCCTCTCATGA
- a CDS encoding LLM class flavin-dependent oxidoreductase: MSLQLAVALDSPSFDAGDWVSWARQADDARIDFITLDDGFEKTGPDAVLTAARIAPVTRHVGLIPVATTTHTEPFHLSTAIASLDYASRGRAGWQVRVSPGGSSLLGRREPLGVEELFAEARDAVEVVRRLWDSWEDDAIIKDVPTGRYIDREKLHYIAFDGAYFSVKGPSIVPRPPQGQPVVAALAHAPLAWEFAGRSADLIFITPSDESDAVKIKSKLDPKLKVFADLVVHLSPDARPAPSDAAVFTGTPVQLVELLERWSSSGIDGVRLRPGSLSVDLGVITGQLVPLLRERGLFQPSSATTLRSRLGLPVAINRYAAQGAVSA; this comes from the coding sequence ATGAGTCTGCAGTTGGCCGTGGCCCTCGACTCGCCGTCGTTCGACGCCGGGGACTGGGTGTCCTGGGCTCGGCAGGCGGACGACGCCCGGATCGATTTCATCACGCTCGACGACGGCTTCGAGAAGACCGGCCCGGACGCGGTGCTGACCGCCGCCCGCATCGCGCCGGTGACCCGGCACGTCGGGTTGATCCCGGTCGCCACCACCACGCACACCGAGCCGTTCCACCTGTCCACCGCGATCGCGTCGCTGGACTACGCGAGCAGGGGCCGGGCCGGATGGCAGGTGCGGGTCTCCCCGGGCGGCTCCTCGTTGCTGGGGCGCCGGGAGCCGCTCGGCGTCGAGGAGCTGTTCGCGGAAGCGCGCGACGCCGTCGAGGTCGTCCGCCGCCTCTGGGACAGCTGGGAGGACGACGCGATCATCAAGGACGTGCCGACCGGCCGGTACATCGACCGGGAGAAGCTGCACTACATCGCGTTCGACGGCGCGTACTTCTCGGTGAAGGGCCCGTCGATCGTCCCCCGGCCGCCGCAGGGCCAGCCGGTCGTGGCGGCGCTCGCCCACGCGCCGCTGGCCTGGGAGTTCGCCGGTCGCTCGGCCGACCTGATCTTCATCACGCCGTCCGACGAGTCGGACGCTGTCAAGATCAAGTCAAAGCTGGACCCGAAGCTGAAGGTCTTCGCCGACCTCGTCGTGCACCTGTCCCCGGACGCCCGGCCGGCGCCGTCAGACGCCGCGGTGTTCACCGGAACCCCCGTCCAGCTCGTCGAGCTGCTGGAACGGTGGTCGTCCTCGGGCATCGACGGTGTGCGGCTGCGTCCCGGTTCCCTGTCCGTGGATCTTGGAGTCATCACCGGGCAGCTGGTCCCGCTGCTCCGCGAGCGCGGCCTGTTCCAGCCCTCCTCCGCCACCACCCTGCGATCCCGGCTCGGACTGCCGGTCGCGATCAACCGCTACGCCGCTCAGGGGGCCGTCAGTGCCTAA
- a CDS encoding LLM class flavin-dependent oxidoreductase, whose protein sequence is MRFLLLSLITYIDRSKTQQQRLREVVDTAVLGEELGFDGFAVGERHERPFLSSAPPVVLSHIAARTSRIRLWTGVTTLSLLDPVRAFEDYSTLDNLADGRLELIIGKGNGAAQAQLFHVTTEDQWDRLRESYDLFRQLWRSEKVTWSGEYRPSLTDAETWPRPVQQPITVWHGSATSKASVDLAASYGDPLFSANVTNPIEPYAELIDYYRERWAFYGHDPAAIRIGAGSAGFFAAQTTQEAISTYKPIYEARLAAFRAVGVEPVFPTLEDAVERSSILVGSPQQIIDKVHRYHERFGHDVTHLSADTEGLTEKQNRASLELFASDIAPVLRQLKGR, encoded by the coding sequence ATGAGGTTCCTCCTGCTCAGCCTGATCACCTATATCGACCGGTCGAAGACCCAGCAGCAGCGGCTGCGCGAGGTCGTCGACACCGCGGTGCTCGGCGAGGAACTCGGCTTCGACGGGTTCGCGGTGGGGGAGCGGCACGAGCGGCCGTTCCTGTCGTCGGCGCCGCCCGTGGTGCTCAGCCACATCGCCGCCCGCACCTCCCGTATCCGGCTCTGGACCGGCGTCACCACGCTCAGCCTGCTCGATCCGGTGCGGGCCTTCGAGGACTACAGCACCCTCGACAATCTCGCCGACGGCCGCCTCGAACTGATCATCGGGAAGGGGAACGGCGCTGCCCAGGCCCAGCTGTTCCATGTCACCACCGAGGATCAGTGGGACCGGCTGCGGGAGAGCTACGACCTGTTCCGGCAGTTGTGGCGATCCGAGAAGGTCACCTGGTCGGGCGAGTACCGCCCGTCGCTGACCGATGCGGAGACCTGGCCGCGGCCGGTGCAGCAGCCGATCACGGTGTGGCACGGCAGCGCCACCAGTAAGGCGTCGGTCGATCTGGCGGCCTCCTACGGGGATCCCTTGTTCTCCGCGAACGTCACGAACCCCATCGAGCCGTACGCCGAATTGATCGACTATTACCGGGAGCGGTGGGCCTTCTACGGTCATGATCCGGCGGCGATTCGGATCGGCGCGGGCAGCGCCGGATTTTTCGCCGCTCAGACGACTCAAGAGGCTATTTCCACATATAAGCCGATTTATGAGGCGAGATTGGCGGCGTTCCGGGCCGTCGGCGTGGAACCGGTCTTCCCGACCCTCGAGGACGCCGTCGAACGCAGCTCCATCCTCGTCGGCAGCCCTCAGCAGATCATCGACAAGGTCCACCGCTACCACGAGCGGTTCGGCCACGACGTCACTCATCTGAGCGCCGACACCGAAGGCCTCACCGAGAAACAGAACCGGGCCAGCCTCGAGTTGTTCGCCAGCGACATCGCCCCCGTGTTACGCCAGCTGAAAGGGCGGTAA